A single region of the Pseudorhizobium banfieldiae genome encodes:
- a CDS encoding c-type cytochrome, whose product MRKLFSIVSLCLIAASPAMAESNAEKGAVVFKKCAACHAVGDGAANKVGPELNGLIGRKVAGVEGFNYSPAFKAKAEEGWVWDEVHLTEYLANPKAYIKGTKMAFAGLKKPEDVADVIAYLKTFSTP is encoded by the coding sequence ATGCGGAAACTGTTTTCGATCGTCTCACTGTGTCTGATCGCGGCCTCCCCGGCCATGGCCGAGAGCAACGCGGAAAAGGGCGCGGTTGTTTTCAAGAAATGTGCTGCCTGCCATGCCGTCGGCGACGGTGCCGCCAACAAGGTCGGCCCTGAACTGAATGGCCTCATCGGCCGCAAGGTCGCGGGCGTCGAGGGCTTCAACTATTCTCCTGCCTTCAAGGCGAAGGCGGAAGAAGGGTGGGTCTGGGACGAGGTTCATCTGACGGAATATCTCGCCAATCCCAAGGCCTACATAAAGGGAACCAAGATGGCTTTCGCCGGCCTGAAGAAGCCCGAGGATGTGGCCGACGTCATCGCCTACCTCAAGACATTCAGCACCCCGTAA